The genomic DNA CTTGCGAGCCCAAATGCTTCGCGCCGACGACAGGGTGCCCTAATTTCCCTTTTGGATATAGACAATGCGCTTAGATGTCACTGGATTTCGTTTTTGGATCCCTGCAGGCTTCTACACAGTAAACCATACAGTAAACCGTACAGCCGTGTTACATATGGATCTGTCGGATCCTAGTTTTTACCCTAGCTTGTTTCCAAGCTTTGACTTTGCCTAACTTGTCTTGTTAAATTAAACAAGTAGCCCGCGATTCCCGCAAGCTGAAACAAATACTTAACTTCTTAGAACGTGCATGTCATCATTTATAATATACTGATACATCGATGGTGCTTTGACCCCAGCAGCAACCTACTTTTTCTTGCGCTGCGCGTACTTCTGGCTGAATTTCTCCATATACACCTTAGTGAACTCACGAAccttggcctttttttccttGCTCGGCTCTGGCGGTGGGCTCTTCTTGGggtctttcttcagctctttaCTGGAAAGCGTCTTGACGATATCTCGGGCACACTCCTTGATATGGTCTTTCCCCAAGTCTTTTTCATAATGCCTGACTAAGTTGGGCACGAATCCAGCAAAAAAACGATTCCACTTGTGTAACATATAGTCGCCTTTAGATTGCTGTAGCTTCTTTTGTCGTTTCTgttcctcttcttgctgctccttgaacttctgctgtttttcaagctccttTTGCTGATTGGCCTCGGCGATAATCTTTTCCAGTTCGGTTTTCTTCTGAtcctcaagctcaagcttaTCTTTCAGCTGCTGCAATTCTTCATTCTTGAGtctctcaagctctttcCTTTGAAACTCGAtgcgctgcttctttttcttttcatATTCCTCTGCGTCTAGCGGGCGCTTTTTGCTGCTGATGGCGCCGTTGCTTGGCGAATCCAAAGGAGTAGAGGGGCGACTCGGTTGAGAACCACCAAAAGTTTTAGTGACACCATTAGGGGGGTGGTGCAGTTTTGTTTGTTGTTGTGCGTTGTAATAAACAGGTTTACCATTTTCGTGGATAATTTCCCATCCAGGGGGGAGTCTCAACCTTCTTAAATCCATCTTTTTGTGCGAGGATTCTGAAATGTCTTTCTTCGTGATGCGCTTGTATGTTTCGAACGATCTCCACTTggccaaaagctcatcagACACCTGCGTAAGTTCCGGTTTTTCTTTAAGTTCCTCCACCTTTTTGTCGATCTGCGACGATATAATACCATTCTTCGTGGTTTTGGGAAGACAATTCAGGTATTCGAGGATTTCAAGCTGGATTTCGCTATCGTCCTCGAATATCCcgagaagcttgttgaagcaCCTGTAACCATGGAGCTTTATAATTTGGTAATGCATTGTTTGATCTTTTGTGAGTAGTATTCTTTCCATCAGCCTTCTAATAATGAGGTTATCATCAGCCTGTAATAAGACACTCATGACCTTGGACACATCATCGAGACTTTCGCAAGGACTCAAATCGAGAGATTTCACAAATTCGACATTGATGTTGTTCACTTCGCTCTTAAGAATCTTTTCGCCGTTTGCTTTCATTAGTTTGATCCACTTTTTCTCAATTGACGGCCTTACACCAAGAGCATCTGCGTAATTTTGAGGCAATAACGAGGCAGCATCCGTCTGAGTCTTCCCACCGAGAAACCCGAGACAGTTTGGCTCGTCACAGTAGCAAGGCTGTGCCGTCGCACCATACCTGTCAACATTGTAGTCAAAAGTTATCTCTTCacccttcaaaatcttccTATTGGCAAAAATCCCCATCCTTAGTTTACCGGCGACAGCCCATTTGTTTACATACGCGTTGGGGTTGCAAGAATGGTTGCAGAATCTGGCCAAAGAGCCTTTGACCGTGGCATCAATGAACTCACCTGTTTGAAGCATCATGAAATAGAAATGTTTTAGCCCGCGATGGTCGTAATCAATCATCCTGTCACGAAATTCGTCCTCCGCTATTACCTCTCCAATGTATTCATAGATAAACTCATGAGCTTCGATGTCTTTCTGCGCTCGCACACCGTAGCCCTTTTTTTGAGTCTGAAAGACTGCAATGTCAGCATACTCGCGCTTCTGAAACCTTTGATTTCGGCAGTCATTGCCACACGAACCGCACAAGTCATTAACACATTCGATCAGCGTGAGCCTGTTTATACAGTCAGAGTCTTCCCCACATGCATGATTGACTCCATCTTGGAATTCCTCATAACAATCACACTCAATGAAATCGTGACTATTAGAATTCCCAAGTTCTTTGCTGGCATATGAACATTTTTTCAGTTCAGTAAATGTTGACAGCGCTTCCTGTGTTTTGTCTGCAtaatcaaagaaaagcttgtgTTTATCATCAGGGGTCTGGCTCCTTGTCGATGATGCGGTACTAGAGGATACCATGGAACGACCTTTTGGTTTCGTTTTCTCTCGAAACGTATTTCGGTTTTTGAATTATCTCTTGATCTAGAACTGAAAAACCATCAACTTCATTCATTAGACTTTGGCGACGTACAAAACAACAGAAAGCAGATTTGAGTTTGGCCATCGATAAAGTGCAAACTGTACATGGTCAACGCTTGATTAGCTCGCCAGCAAGCTACAGCGATGATATTTTAGCTACGGATATcctcgaaaattttttggagTATTTCCATCTTGTCGGCAACGTTTTCAACGTCTTCCCATACAGACATCGCCTTCTTTATGTTTTGCTCGCATTGCAAAACCTGCTGCTGGAACTTTGGAGACATACTGCTACATTTCCCTGAAGAAAACACTCTCTTAGTCCTGAGAACGTTTTTGGTTAGAAAatgatctttttcaactACAATGTCTTTGATTTCACGGGACCTGAGGGAAATGAGCAAGGTTCTCGAATACTCTCTTGTATGTAAGTCAGCTTTCATAGCGTTAAGGACCTTGCGCTCCGCATCCGAGGTCACCGGGacagcttgaagctggaaccACGGCACAAAATTCGGAAGGAAAGAAGTATACTTTGGAAGCAGCTCTGAGTACGAGCTATGCGAGTCGATTTCTAGTTCAACCTCCAGCACCTGTGCATGTCCCTCGGACGGCGCTGAGGTCTCAGCCTTGAAGCTATCACTATCGAATTGACAAAtagattcaaaagcttggtCAAGGTCTTTGGCGTTAGTAATTCTGTTGCATGTTCTTTTTATATCAACATTCTGGAATGATGGCTCGGTGTGGGCCGGCCATCCTTGCTGAGTGTTATCTGTCCTGGGTGAGCTAGGCGAGCTGCACCACGGGAATTCTTCGTACTCGTTAATTGAAGGCGAAGGCAGCGGCGTCACCCTGTTGTGATTTAGCGCGACTTGGTGTAAAGACGTGCTGCTGCCGTTATGATGCTGGAAGTAAGACTGTTCGGAGGACTCATTCGTCTTGGCCGAAGGGCTCTGCATGCCAATGCGTTTGCTGAACCACGACCCGTAGCTGCCGTAGACGCTGGACAGGGAAGATGACAGATACTGTAatgagctgctgctgcttctaATAGAAGATGGCTGTATTACTTGAGCAGATGTCTCATCTGAGGACAAGCTGGTAGAACTATTAGGGGTCTTCTTATTCGGAATCTCCCACCCTTTCCCTGTAATTGTGCTAAAGTATTTGTTATCCAAGCTTTGCCGCTCGTCTTTTAGAGGTTTCTGGCGCTCACTATGTCCCAATTGGGGCGTGTCATCAGAGATGTCGATGCGGCCGCTATACCGCGGGCCCAGTAGTGCCGATATTAGAAAAATTAGCTTGTTGGCCACTACCATGTTGCCCGAAATGATAATTATTCGAGAGCACTCGTTCGCTCTCAGCTCCGCAGCAAAATCCTGAGCTATTTTGGCGAAGAGAACTGGCAGGA from Lachancea thermotolerans CBS 6340 chromosome F complete sequence includes the following:
- the SET2 gene encoding histone methyltransferase SET2 (similar to uniprot|P46995 Saccharomyces cerevisiae YJL168C SET2 Histone methyltransferase with a role in transcriptional elongation methylates a lysine residue of histone H3 associates with the C-terminal domain of Rpo21p histone methylation activity is regulated by phosphorylation status of Rpo21p), encoding MVSSSTASSTRSQTPDDKHKLFFDYADKTQEALSTFTELKKCSYASKELGNSNSHDFIECDCYEEFQDGVNHACGEDSDCINRLTLIECVNDLCGSCGNDCRNQRFQKREYADIAVFQTQKKGYGVRAQKDIEAHEFIYEYIGEVIAEDEFRDRMIDYDHRGLKHFYFMMLQTGEFIDATVKGSLARFCNHSCNPNAYVNKWAVAGKLRMGIFANRKILKGEEITFDYNVDRYGATAQPCYCDEPNCLGFLGGKTQTDAASLLPQNYADALGVRPSIEKKWIKLMKANGEKILKSEVNNINVEFVKSLDLSPCESLDDVSKVMSVLLQADDNLIIRRLMERILLTKDQTMHYQIIKLHGYRCFNKLLGIFEDDSEIQLEILEYLNCLPKTTKNGIISSQIDKKVEELKEKPELTQVSDELLAKWRSFETYKRITKKDISESSHKKMDLRRLRLPPGWEIIHENGKPVYYNAQQQTKLHHPPNGVTKTFGGSQPSRPSTPLDSPSNGAISSKKRPLDAEEYEKKKKQRIEFQRKELERLKNEELQQLKDKLELEDQKKTELEKIIAEANQQKELEKQQKFKEQQEEEQKRQKKLQQSKGDYMLHKWNRFFAGFVPNLVRHYEKDLGKDHIKECARDIVKTLSSKELKKDPKKSPPPEPSKEKKAKVREFTKVYMEKFSQKYAQRKKK
- the LST4 gene encoding Lst4p (weakly similar to uniprot|P34239 Saccharomyces cerevisiae YKL176C LST4 Protein possibly involved in a post-Golgi secretory pathway required for the transport of nitrogen-regulated amino acid permease Gap1p from the Golgi to the cell surface), which translates into the protein MLGRLLAKNMLYESSSTADETSVPYVPHVSDETKQKLYGTKHLEMQASSAHRFRVVVAQELGQMMSRHNYQVVLDYATSRGSGMNHISVSDLKEYIFGSPVRAKTRHKCDKFRVVAGAGVVLVTRVFYPSQRDTRLAICLSLPESFLSALSEIWTHIGRWLDECQALLLAILSNDSLVSLPRDLRAHDPQITESIIQSIHTLIVPLVSSHTDIPRLLLYPSSSRQFVLSWFKDVFHWLDIKDGHRLRFLPVLFAKIAQDFAAELRANECSRIIIISGNMVVANKLIFLISALLGPRYSGRIDISDDTPQLGHSERQKPLKDERQSLDNKYFSTITGKGWEIPNKKTPNSSTSLSSDETSAQVIQPSSIRSSSSSLQYLSSSLSSVYGSYGSWFSKRIGMQSPSAKTNESSEQSYFQHHNGSSTSLHQVALNHNRVTPLPSPSINEYEEFPWCSSPSSPRTDNTQQGWPAHTEPSFQNVDIKRTCNRITNAKDLDQAFESICQFDSDSFKAETSAPSEGHAQVLEVELEIDSHSSYSELLPKYTSFLPNFVPWFQLQAVPVTSDAERKVLNAMKADLHTREYSRTLLISLRSREIKDIVVEKDHFLTKNVLRTKRVFSSGKCSSMSPKFQQQVLQCEQNIKKAMSVWEDVENVADKMEILQKIFEDIRS